The genome window AGGTTCGCATCGCGAAGCTCTCCGGCGAAGTCCTCGACAAGTAAGGGAGCGGGTCTGATGGCTGCTCGTTTGCGCGAACACTACGACAACGTGGTTCGCAAGGAATTGCAGGACAAGTTCGGCTACGCGAACCCGATGATGGTTCCGAAGCTGACCAAGATCGTCCTCAACATGGGCGTTGGCGACGCGGTCGCCGACCAGAAGAAGGTTCAGGGCGCGGTCAAGGAAATGACCGCGATCGCCGGCCAGCGGCCGGTGGTGACCAAGGCCCGCAAGTCGGTCGCGACGTTCAAGCTGCGCGAAGGCATGTCGATCGGCTGCAAGGTCACCCTGCGCAAGGACCGCATGTACGAGTTTCTCGATCGCCTGGTGAATAT of uncultured Alphaproteobacteria bacterium contains these proteins:
- the rplE gene encoding 50S ribosomal subunit protein L5 (Evidence 2a : Function of homologous gene experimentally demonstrated in an other organism; Product type s : structure), producing MAARLREHYDNVVRKELQDKFGYANPMMVPKLTKIVLNMGVGDAVADQKKVQGAVKEMTAIAGQRPVVTKARKSVATFKLREGMSIGCKVTLRKDRMYEFLDRLVNIALPRVRDFRGIRGKCFDGRGNFAFGLKEQIVFPEIEYDQVDTVRGMDIIICTTAATDEEAKALLTGFNVPFAK